The Flavobacterium piscisymbiosum genome includes a region encoding these proteins:
- a CDS encoding DNA topoisomerase IV subunit B → MLEQNQYTEDNIRSLDWKEHIRMRPGMYIGKLGDGSSPDDGIYILLKEVLDNCIDEFVMGSGKTIEVTIKDKTVSVRDYGRGIPLGKVVDVVSKMNTGGKYDSKAFQKSVGLNGVGTKAVNALSNYFRVESVRDDKQKGAEFSAGNLVLEEDIIDTTKRKGTKVTFTPDETIFKNYKFRMEYVIKMVKNYCYLNNGLTIIFNGEKYISENGLRDLLEETISAEDLEYPIIHLKDHDIEIALTHSKTQYSEEYHSFVNGQNTTQGGTHLAAYREAIVKTIREFYNKNFEASDVRKSIVSAISIKVMEPVFESQTKTKLGSTDMGSDDGTPAVSVRTFVNDFVKNKLDNYLHKNPPTAEALLRKILQAERERKELSGIRKLATDRAKKANLHNKKLRDCRAHLPDTKNPRNLESTLFITEGDSASGSITKSRDVNTQAVFSLRGKPLNSYGMTKKIVYENEEFNLLQAALDIEDGLEKLRYNNIVIATDADVDGMHIRLLLITFFLQFFPELIKEGHLYILQTPLFRVRNKKETIYCYSDEERKDAIEKLKPKPEITRFKGLGEISPDEFKNFIGETIRLDPIMMDKNTSIEQLLSFYMGKNTPDRQEFIIKNLKVELDAVEAEV, encoded by the coding sequence ATGCTAGAGCAAAATCAATATACCGAAGATAATATTCGATCACTCGATTGGAAAGAACATATCCGTATGCGTCCCGGAATGTATATCGGGAAATTGGGAGACGGATCTTCGCCAGATGATGGTATTTATATTCTGTTAAAAGAGGTTTTAGATAACTGTATCGATGAGTTCGTAATGGGCTCCGGAAAAACTATTGAGGTGACCATCAAGGATAAAACGGTTTCGGTTCGTGATTACGGACGTGGAATTCCGTTAGGAAAAGTAGTCGATGTAGTTTCTAAAATGAATACAGGAGGGAAGTACGATTCTAAAGCTTTCCAGAAATCAGTAGGTTTAAATGGTGTCGGAACAAAAGCAGTAAATGCACTTTCGAATTATTTCAGAGTAGAATCAGTTCGTGATGATAAACAAAAAGGAGCAGAGTTTTCGGCAGGAAATCTGGTTCTCGAAGAAGATATTATTGATACTACAAAACGAAAAGGAACAAAAGTAACCTTTACGCCGGATGAAACCATCTTCAAAAATTACAAATTCCGTATGGAATATGTCATTAAAATGGTCAAAAATTATTGTTACCTAAACAATGGTTTGACAATTATTTTTAATGGCGAAAAATATATTTCTGAAAATGGTCTTAGAGATTTATTAGAAGAAACAATTAGTGCAGAAGATCTTGAATATCCAATTATTCATTTGAAAGATCATGATATTGAGATCGCCTTAACACACAGTAAAACGCAATATAGCGAAGAATATCACTCTTTTGTTAATGGGCAAAACACCACACAAGGAGGAACGCACTTAGCAGCTTACAGAGAAGCAATCGTAAAAACCATTCGTGAGTTTTACAATAAAAATTTCGAAGCATCTGATGTTCGTAAATCGATTGTAAGTGCGATCAGTATCAAGGTAATGGAACCCGTTTTTGAGTCTCAAACCAAAACAAAACTGGGTTCTACAGATATGGGTTCTGATGATGGAACACCGGCAGTATCTGTTCGTACGTTTGTAAATGATTTTGTTAAAAACAAATTAGACAATTATTTACATAAAAATCCTCCGACTGCAGAAGCATTATTGCGTAAAATTTTGCAAGCCGAAAGAGAGCGTAAAGAATTATCAGGAATTAGAAAACTGGCGACAGATCGTGCTAAGAAAGCTAATCTTCATAATAAAAAATTAAGAGATTGCCGAGCGCATCTTCCGGATACTAAAAACCCTAGAAACTTAGAAAGTACGCTTTTTATTACCGAGGGGGATTCGGCTTCCGGATCGATCACAAAGTCACGTGACGTGAATACTCAGGCAGTTTTCAGTTTACGTGGTAAGCCTTTGAATTCGTACGGAATGACAAAGAAAATTGTGTACGAAAACGAAGAATTCAATTTACTGCAAGCCGCATTAGATATTGAAGACGGACTTGAAAAACTGCGTTACAACAACATTGTAATCGCAACCGATGCCGATGTCGATGGAATGCACATTCGTTTGTTGTTGATTACTTTCTTTTTGCAATTTTTCCCTGAATTAATCAAAGAAGGACATTTATATATCTTGCAAACACCACTTTTCAGGGTTAGAAATAAAAAAGAAACCATCTATTGCTATTCAGACGAAGAAAGAAAAGATGCAATTGAAAAATTAAAACCAAAACCGGAAATCACGCGATTTAAAGGTTTAGGAGAGATTTCTCCTGATGAGTTCAAGAATTTTATTGGAGAAACCATTCGATTAGACCCAATTATGATGGATAAAAATACTTCGATTGAGCAATTGTTGTCTTTCTATATGGGAAAAAATACACCTGACAGACAAGAATTTATCATCAAGAATTTGAAGGTAGAATTGGATGCGGTTGAAGCGGAAGTTTAA
- a CDS encoding RsiV family protein, giving the protein MRKTILGLLIIALCFSCQSKNDEKKSVIVPKPVSEIKIEEKNESLIYKIKENTIVIGGDTLKIEAPFIYSFEGKLDNDKKIQIHISNKLTEEFGGYWKSGNLYIDGENQIFGFGLIKNDKEDFYTGEVYYDRNENEKTICNLKLYNLFTNEMFIECIYNKKTYKIYPSKKFPSYKCFDKIDYTLFDTGKTYKKGIAKDYTPSRDYIFLGEILSNDKSFEALSLNLKYLPIDSVSIKNHHKWKHNFDIKKAVSNEDNYTTESLSVSSPIFIDSNIYVVSDYWYNYMGGAHGMYHTSYDNYEVSSGKKIEIAQILNTKDENFIDFYGNKIRSDYGDELLTPIKLANNFYILPTGITFSYAPYELVGFAGGEPEIFFSYKELKPYILKNTILDKYNSN; this is encoded by the coding sequence ATGAGAAAAACTATTCTGGGTTTATTGATAATCGCGTTATGTTTTTCTTGTCAGTCAAAAAATGATGAGAAGAAATCAGTAATTGTGCCTAAGCCTGTAAGTGAAATAAAAATTGAAGAAAAAAACGAGAGTTTAATTTATAAAATTAAAGAAAATACAATAGTAATAGGTGGTGATACATTAAAAATCGAAGCTCCTTTTATCTATTCTTTTGAAGGGAAATTAGATAATGATAAAAAAATTCAAATTCATATTTCTAATAAATTGACTGAAGAATTTGGAGGATATTGGAAGTCAGGTAATCTTTATATTGATGGAGAAAACCAAATCTTTGGCTTTGGATTAATAAAAAATGACAAAGAGGATTTCTACACAGGCGAAGTGTATTATGACAGGAATGAAAACGAGAAAACTATTTGCAATCTTAAATTATACAATTTATTCACTAATGAAATGTTTATAGAGTGCATCTATAATAAAAAAACATATAAAATTTATCCAAGTAAAAAATTTCCATCTTATAAATGCTTTGATAAAATTGATTATACATTATTTGATACCGGAAAAACTTATAAAAAAGGGATAGCAAAAGATTATACCCCATCAAGGGATTATATTTTTTTAGGAGAAATTTTATCAAACGATAAAAGCTTTGAAGCTTTAAGTTTAAATTTAAAGTATTTGCCTATTGATTCGGTTAGTATAAAAAATCATCATAAATGGAAACATAATTTTGATATTAAAAAAGCGGTAAGTAATGAGGACAATTACACGACAGAAAGTTTATCTGTTAGTTCGCCTATTTTTATTGATTCAAATATTTATGTAGTTTCTGATTATTGGTACAATTATATGGGTGGAGCACACGGTATGTATCATACATCATATGATAATTACGAAGTAAGTAGTGGAAAAAAAATAGAAATAGCACAAATTCTAAACACAAAAGATGAAAATTTTATTGATTTTTATGGAAATAAGATAAGATCAGATTACGGTGATGAATTATTAACTCCAATAAAACTTGCTAACAATTTTTATATTTTGCCAACAGGAATTACCTTTTCTTATGCTCCATATGAATTAGTAGGTTTTGCAGGCGGAGAACCTGAGATTTTTTTTAGTTATAAAGAATTAAAACCGTATATTTTAAAAAATACTATTCTGGATAAGTATAATTCGAATTAA
- a CDS encoding NADPH-dependent FMN reductase, with the protein MKIIAFGGSNSQHSINKHLATYAASLFENAEIEVLDLNDFAMPLFSVDLEKEVGQHEKAKAFLGKLESADILVVSLAENNNNYSTAFKNVFDWSSRIIKDVFQKKPMLLMATSPGTRGGASVLEIGRNALPRYGAEIKATFSLPAFNANFDLEENKISNAELDKELKDLIKECF; encoded by the coding sequence ATGAAAATTATAGCCTTTGGAGGAAGTAACAGTCAGCATTCTATCAATAAACATTTAGCAACTTATGCGGCAAGTTTATTCGAAAATGCCGAAATTGAAGTATTGGATTTAAACGATTTTGCAATGCCGTTATTTAGCGTTGATCTTGAGAAAGAAGTCGGACAGCATGAAAAAGCAAAAGCATTTTTGGGCAAACTAGAAAGTGCGGATATTTTAGTAGTTTCTCTGGCAGAAAATAACAACAATTATTCTACAGCATTTAAAAATGTATTCGATTGGTCTTCCCGAATTATCAAAGACGTATTTCAGAAAAAGCCAATGTTATTAATGGCGACTTCACCAGGAACAAGAGGCGGTGCTTCAGTTTTAGAAATAGGACGTAATGCTTTACCAAGATATGGCGCCGAAATTAAAGCTACATTTTCATTACCTGCCTTTAATGCTAATTTTGATTTAGAAGAAAATAAAATTTCTAATGCAGAATTAGACAAAGAATTAAAAGATCTTATAAAAGAATGTTTTTAA
- the pncB gene encoding nicotinate phosphoribosyltransferase, translated as METTFLKSILDNDFYKFTMQHAVIKLFPKAKVRYGFINRGKHIFPPGFADLLRKSVDAMADLRLTKNEKQYLSKFCPYLDPTYLDFLHGYVYDPSEVQITQEGSEIKVTIEGFWYRTILWEVPLMALISELFYKSNHLIRLNDEAIKTLTKNKIDNYNSLGVSILEFGTRRRHSYDVHVLINKTLQSFGSESFIGTSNVHFAMVNNIRPLGTHAHEWFMFHAAQYGFKMANLISLEHWTQVYGGDLGIALTDTYTTDVFFEQFDKKYSKLFDGVRHDSGHPIEFAQKVISHYTKMGIDPKSKVIVFSDSLNYDKVKLITDFCKDKIKMSFGIGTNFTNDVGLPPMNMVIKLTEVKLDNTHWQGVVKLSDEKNKNTGTPEMIALAKQVLGIKCFFV; from the coding sequence ATGGAGACAACTTTCCTGAAATCAATTTTAGATAATGATTTCTATAAATTTACGATGCAGCATGCTGTAATAAAACTTTTTCCAAAGGCAAAAGTACGTTATGGTTTTATAAATAGAGGCAAACATATTTTTCCTCCGGGTTTTGCTGATTTACTTAGGAAATCAGTAGATGCAATGGCTGATTTACGATTGACAAAAAACGAAAAACAGTATTTGTCCAAATTTTGTCCGTATCTGGATCCTACCTATTTAGATTTTTTACATGGTTATGTTTATGATCCATCAGAAGTTCAGATTACGCAAGAAGGATCAGAAATAAAAGTAACAATTGAGGGGTTTTGGTACCGTACAATTTTATGGGAAGTACCTTTGATGGCTTTAATTTCGGAACTTTTTTATAAATCAAATCATCTCATTCGCCTAAATGATGAGGCTATAAAAACATTAACCAAAAACAAAATTGACAACTATAATAGTTTAGGGGTTTCAATTTTAGAATTTGGTACAAGACGCCGTCATTCTTATGATGTACATGTTTTAATCAATAAAACTTTGCAAAGTTTTGGTTCAGAAAGTTTTATCGGTACAAGCAATGTACATTTTGCAATGGTCAATAATATTAGGCCTTTAGGAACGCATGCACACGAATGGTTTATGTTTCATGCGGCACAATATGGTTTTAAAATGGCGAATTTAATAAGTTTGGAACATTGGACACAAGTTTACGGAGGTGACCTCGGAATTGCCTTGACAGATACTTATACCACAGATGTTTTTTTTGAACAATTTGATAAAAAATATTCCAAACTTTTTGATGGCGTGCGTCATGACAGCGGACATCCGATTGAGTTTGCGCAAAAAGTAATTTCGCATTATACCAAAATGGGGATTGACCCCAAATCGAAAGTAATTGTTTTCTCGGATTCACTAAATTATGATAAAGTAAAACTCATAACCGATTTCTGTAAAGACAAAATCAAAATGTCATTTGGTATTGGGACTAATTTTACCAATGATGTAGGTTTACCTCCCATGAATATGGTCATAAAACTAACCGAAGTTAAACTCGATAACACGCATTGGCAGGGTGTAGTGAAGCTTTCTGACGAAAAAAATAAAAATACGGGAACGCCCGAAATGATTGCTTTAGCGAAGCAAGTTTTAGGAATCAAATGTTTTTTTGTTTAA
- a CDS encoding fibronectin type III domain-containing protein — protein MAKKLLFFLFLLFITLSYSQGKYPTVMVNARAQKDKILIRWAVNSPIEWQKANKKGFVITRTTVLRDGNILSKPEKALLTPKPLMPEPLDSWIDLVQKDNNAAIIAQSIYGESFEVTAAKEGDLSKIVNMADELDQRYTFALYAADMSFEGAVKAGWGFVDSNVKKNEVYAYQVSVFESPKVKESSCMIGLKDCGILPAPTDFIAIPDDKKVLLSWDYETFKRIYTSFMVEKSSDGINYAPISNTALVNLNDKEDHPSKTMYYVDTLSVNDKIYHYRLYGTTSFGEKGELTNPITATGIDAIVTPARLIDYNIVNSNEVNLEWEFPAASEGFIQGYEINLAVNDRGPYKVVSKIIPPSQRKLNYKENLYPSNYFTISVVGKNNQRLTSQSMLVQPVDSIPPSKPIGLEGIIDSLGVVRLKWKPNQEKDLRGYRILKANTAGEEFVDIYHKSYIGNTYKDSVSLKMTNSKVYYRIAAEDMRFNISEPSDILILEKPDKIPPAAPIFKDYDNKDGKVHLKWIRSYSEDVVGYSLRRREKGQEKWLEIKQINDTIQEFTDERVENKKTYQYAILAKDKSNNWSSLDHSTITVQVLDFAPIKIISFLQGLPDRENKKIILNWDYNKSKDKVTSLSIYKNTKGNPPTLWKELNGDIFTLEDKNLKINVEYEYHLIPVLESNSPAKEEVLTVVY, from the coding sequence ATGGCTAAAAAATTACTCTTTTTTTTATTCTTACTATTTATAACGTTATCCTATTCTCAGGGTAAATACCCAACTGTCATGGTCAATGCCCGCGCTCAAAAAGATAAAATTTTGATACGTTGGGCAGTTAATTCTCCAATAGAATGGCAAAAAGCGAACAAAAAAGGATTTGTAATTACCAGAACTACTGTCTTACGGGATGGTAATATTTTATCAAAACCAGAAAAAGCTCTTCTAACTCCAAAGCCTCTAATGCCTGAACCTCTTGATTCATGGATTGATTTAGTACAAAAAGATAATAATGCGGCTATTATAGCGCAATCGATATATGGTGAAAGCTTTGAGGTAACTGCCGCTAAAGAAGGGGATTTGTCCAAAATAGTAAATATGGCTGATGAGCTCGATCAACGCTATACTTTTGCTTTATATGCAGCTGATATGAGTTTTGAAGGTGCCGTAAAAGCAGGCTGGGGATTTGTAGACAGTAATGTAAAGAAAAATGAAGTTTATGCCTATCAGGTAAGTGTTTTTGAAAGTCCAAAAGTAAAAGAATCTTCCTGTATGATTGGTTTGAAAGATTGCGGAATTTTACCGGCACCAACTGATTTTATAGCAATTCCTGACGATAAAAAAGTATTACTTTCCTGGGATTATGAAACTTTTAAAAGAATTTATACTTCTTTTATGGTTGAGAAATCTTCTGATGGAATCAATTATGCCCCAATTTCAAATACAGCATTGGTTAACTTAAATGATAAAGAAGATCATCCATCAAAAACGATGTATTATGTTGACACACTTAGTGTCAACGATAAAATATATCACTATAGGCTATATGGTACAACCTCATTTGGAGAAAAAGGTGAATTGACAAACCCTATTACTGCAACAGGAATTGATGCTATAGTTACTCCAGCAAGGCTGATAGATTATAATATTGTCAACTCAAACGAGGTTAACTTGGAATGGGAATTTCCTGCAGCATCAGAAGGATTTATTCAGGGATATGAAATTAACTTGGCAGTTAATGATAGAGGACCTTATAAAGTTGTTTCTAAAATTATTCCTCCATCACAGAGAAAGCTAAATTATAAGGAGAATTTATATCCATCCAATTACTTTACAATATCTGTTGTAGGTAAAAACAACCAGCGATTAACATCTCAAAGCATGCTTGTTCAGCCTGTAGATTCTATTCCGCCATCTAAACCAATAGGTCTTGAAGGAATAATTGACAGCCTCGGAGTAGTACGATTAAAATGGAAACCTAATCAGGAAAAGGATCTCAGAGGTTACCGAATTTTAAAAGCCAATACAGCAGGTGAAGAATTCGTGGATATTTATCATAAATCATATATAGGCAACACTTATAAAGACAGTGTGAGTCTGAAAATGACAAACAGCAAGGTATATTATAGAATCGCTGCCGAGGATATGCGTTTTAATATTTCAGAACCATCTGATATTTTGATTTTAGAGAAGCCGGATAAAATTCCGCCGGCCGCGCCAATTTTCAAAGATTATGATAATAAAGATGGTAAAGTACATCTTAAATGGATACGAAGTTATAGCGAAGATGTAGTAGGATATAGCCTAAGAAGGAGAGAAAAAGGACAAGAAAAGTGGTTGGAGATCAAACAAATTAACGACACTATTCAGGAATTTACAGATGAAAGAGTAGAGAACAAAAAGACATATCAATATGCTATTTTGGCTAAAGATAAAAGTAATAACTGGTCATCATTAGATCATTCTACGATTACAGTACAGGTTTTAGATTTTGCACCAATTAAAATAATTTCATTTTTACAAGGATTGCCAGATAGAGAAAATAAAAAAATCATTCTGAATTGGGATTATAATAAAAGTAAAGATAAAGTAACAAGTTTAAGTATCTATAAGAATACAAAAGGAAATCCGCCAACATTATGGAAAGAACTTAATGGCGATATTTTTACTCTTGAAGATAAAAATCTAAAAATAAACGTGGAATACGAATATCATTTAATTCCTGTCCTAGAGAGCAATAGCCCTGCAAAAGAAGAAGTTTTAACCGTTGTTTATTAG
- a CDS encoding transglutaminase domain-containing protein — protein MKIKNIAFIILFLNILFLHSSYSQKYSDVDKIVAKYPKNFSSTNDLAQRIQDDFSSEQDKARGIYTWIALNIKYDYKAYLNPPRTQGFTYSTEAEKQRKIKQINDKLIQKTFDSQKAVCEGFTALYQHLAGLVGLKSEIIRGDSKTRLADIGRKNTSSNHAWNMVLIDKKWRLIDVTWGQGYYDSSKGRMVNDFDPIYFDTDPDYFFAKHFPDSGSYLGNKLNKEEFLNGPLIYNKTIQGDFKIKSPDSGIIEAKYGDKITFEIKNASKSDLIFYLNKKNQPVKITNSKEKRGGLEFQITYDKNIGDYITIYLDTASIVSFKIIRK, from the coding sequence ATGAAAATAAAAAATATTGCCTTTATAATTCTTTTTCTTAATATTCTTTTTTTGCATTCCTCGTACTCCCAAAAGTATAGTGATGTTGATAAGATCGTGGCTAAATATCCTAAAAACTTTAGTTCTACAAACGATTTGGCTCAGAGAATTCAAGACGATTTTTCTTCAGAACAGGATAAAGCACGAGGTATTTACACTTGGATTGCTCTTAATATAAAATATGACTACAAAGCTTATTTAAATCCACCCAGAACTCAGGGGTTTACTTATTCGACTGAAGCTGAGAAACAAAGGAAAATTAAACAAATCAACGATAAACTGATTCAGAAAACTTTTGATTCTCAAAAAGCAGTTTGTGAAGGTTTTACAGCTTTGTACCAACATTTGGCAGGACTGGTGGGCTTGAAATCAGAAATAATTAGAGGAGATTCAAAAACAAGACTGGCAGATATTGGCCGAAAAAACACTTCATCAAATCATGCCTGGAATATGGTTTTGATCGATAAAAAATGGAGATTAATTGATGTTACCTGGGGGCAGGGATATTACGACAGCAGTAAAGGACGAATGGTAAATGATTTTGATCCCATTTATTTTGATACAGATCCTGATTATTTTTTTGCCAAACATTTTCCTGATTCGGGTTCTTATCTGGGGAATAAACTAAATAAAGAAGAATTTCTAAACGGACCTCTGATTTATAATAAAACAATTCAGGGCGATTTTAAAATTAAATCACCGGATTCCGGAATAATCGAAGCGAAATACGGAGATAAGATTACTTTTGAAATCAAAAATGCTTCAAAATCAGACCTTATTTTCTATTTAAATAAAAAGAATCAACCCGTTAAGATTACGAACTCTAAAGAAAAGCGTGGTGGTTTAGAATTTCAAATCACCTATGATAAAAATATAGGTGATTATATTACTATTTATCTGGATACTGCCAGCATTGTTTCGTTTAAAATAATTCGGAAATAA
- a CDS encoding DNA gyrase/topoisomerase IV subunit A, whose amino-acid sequence MKDEEDDNIIPNDDENNSEENQFDDNQDGDDSEEIISVNAKNFEGQHFYENQEEEGEDVITKVTGMYKDWFLDYASYVILERAVPAIEDGFKPVQRRIMHSLKELDDGRYNKVANVVGHTMQYHPHGDASIGDAMVQIGQKDLLIDCQGNWGNILTGDGAAASRYIEARLSKFALEVLYSPKITDWGVSYDGRRAEPNNLPVKFPLLLAQGAEGIAVGLSTKVLPHNFNELIDASIKILKGKAFTLYPDFMTQGIADVSNYNDGLRGGRVRVRAKIAQLDKNTLVITQIPFSTNTTTLIDSILKANDKGKIKIKKIEDNTAADVEILIHLFPGVSPDKTIDALFAFTACETSVAPLGCVIEDNKPLFIGVSEMLKISTHRTVDLLKQELEIQLEELKNKWHFSTLEKIFIREEMYIDFKLYSDRESLYKYLYDRFEPFKKSFVREINDDDLQRLTQIPMIRITRFDSDKADDFIAKLEDEMKEVEHHLANLTDFAIAYFTKLKEKYGKGRERQTELRVFDNVEATKVVLRNTKLYVNREEGFVGTSLKKDEYVGDCSDIDDVIVFLRDGTLMVTKVDAKTFIGKDIIHIAVFDKSDKRTIYNMMYRDGKSGPSYIKRFNVSGVTRDKAYDLTNGTNGSQVVYFSHNPNGEAEVVTILLRQVGTIKKLKFDIDFAKLAIKGRASKGNLVTKYPIKKIELKEKGISTLLPRKVWFDDTVKRLNVDARGELLGEFKPSDKILVISQTGKLKVIIPELSTHFEEDMIVLEKFNPKKPISAIYYDGEKERYYLKRFLVENEGKEESFITDHPNSQLEIVSTDYRPVAQLIFAKVKGVQKEDLHIDVEDFIAVKGFKALGNQLTTDKLKQVNLLDPLPYEEPVEEVPEKPELDEDDSVETELDDDGQIGLVLE is encoded by the coding sequence ATGAAAGACGAAGAAGACGATAACATAATTCCGAACGACGACGAGAATAATTCTGAAGAAAACCAGTTTGATGACAATCAGGACGGAGATGATTCTGAAGAAATTATTAGTGTAAATGCTAAGAATTTTGAAGGACAGCATTTTTACGAAAATCAGGAAGAAGAAGGAGAGGACGTTATTACCAAAGTAACGGGCATGTACAAAGACTGGTTTCTGGATTATGCTTCGTACGTAATTCTGGAACGTGCAGTTCCGGCGATTGAAGACGGTTTTAAACCGGTTCAGCGTCGTATTATGCACTCTTTGAAAGAGTTGGATGATGGTCGTTATAATAAGGTTGCGAATGTTGTAGGTCACACCATGCAGTATCACCCACACGGAGATGCGAGTATTGGTGATGCGATGGTACAAATTGGTCAGAAAGATTTATTAATTGATTGCCAGGGAAACTGGGGAAATATCTTAACAGGCGATGGAGCTGCGGCTTCTCGTTATATCGAGGCACGTTTATCTAAATTTGCTTTGGAGGTTTTGTATTCTCCAAAAATTACCGATTGGGGTGTTTCATACGATGGTCGTCGTGCAGAACCAAATAATCTTCCGGTAAAATTTCCGTTGCTATTGGCACAAGGAGCGGAGGGAATTGCAGTTGGTCTTTCGACTAAAGTTTTACCTCATAACTTTAATGAGCTAATTGATGCTTCGATCAAAATTTTAAAAGGAAAAGCCTTTACATTATATCCTGATTTTATGACACAAGGTATTGCCGATGTGTCTAACTATAATGACGGACTTCGTGGCGGACGTGTACGTGTACGTGCTAAAATTGCCCAATTAGACAAGAACACATTGGTGATTACGCAAATTCCGTTTTCGACCAATACAACGACTTTGATTGATAGTATTTTGAAAGCCAATGATAAAGGTAAAATCAAAATCAAGAAAATTGAAGACAATACTGCGGCAGATGTTGAAATTTTAATTCACCTTTTCCCGGGAGTTTCTCCAGATAAAACAATAGATGCTTTGTTTGCTTTTACAGCTTGCGAAACTTCTGTAGCTCCTCTAGGTTGTGTTATTGAGGATAACAAACCGTTGTTTATTGGAGTTTCTGAAATGTTGAAAATTTCGACACACAGAACTGTTGATTTGCTGAAACAAGAATTAGAAATTCAGTTAGAAGAATTAAAAAATAAATGGCATTTTTCTACTTTAGAAAAAATCTTCATTCGTGAAGAAATGTACATCGATTTCAAACTGTATTCTGATAGAGAATCGCTTTATAAATATTTATACGATAGATTCGAGCCTTTCAAAAAATCATTTGTTAGAGAAATCAATGACGATGATTTACAGCGTTTGACTCAAATCCCTATGATTCGTATTACTCGTTTTGACTCTGATAAAGCAGATGATTTTATCGCCAAGTTAGAAGATGAGATGAAAGAAGTAGAGCATCATTTAGCCAACCTTACTGATTTTGCCATTGCATATTTCACCAAATTAAAAGAGAAATACGGAAAAGGTCGCGAACGTCAGACAGAACTTCGTGTTTTTGATAATGTCGAGGCTACAAAAGTAGTTTTACGTAACACAAAATTGTATGTAAACCGAGAAGAAGGTTTCGTTGGAACCAGCCTTAAAAAAGATGAATACGTAGGTGATTGTTCTGATATAGATGATGTTATTGTTTTTTTAAGAGACGGAACATTGATGGTAACAAAAGTTGATGCCAAAACGTTTATTGGAAAAGATATTATTCATATTGCTGTTTTTGATAAGAGTGATAAACGTACGATTTATAATATGATGTATCGTGATGGTAAATCCGGTCCTTCTTATATCAAACGTTTCAATGTTTCGGGTGTTACCAGGGATAAAGCGTACGATTTAACAAATGGAACTAATGGTTCTCAGGTTGTTTATTTTTCACATAATCCGAATGGAGAAGCTGAGGTCGTAACCATTTTATTGCGTCAGGTAGGAACAATCAAAAAACTGAAATTCGATATTGATTTTGCTAAGCTTGCTATTAAAGGCAGGGCTTCAAAAGGAAATTTGGTAACGAAATATCCAATCAAAAAAATCGAGTTAAAAGAAAAAGGAATTTCGACTTTATTGCCAAGAAAAGTTTGGTTTGATGATACTGTTAAACGTTTAAATGTTGATGCCAGAGGTGAATTGTTAGGAGAGTTTAAACCAAGTGATAAAATCTTAGTAATTAGTCAGACAGGTAAATTAAAAGTCATTATTCCGGAATTGTCAACTCATTTCGAAGAAGATATGATTGTTCTCGAGAAGTTTAATCCTAAAAAACCAATTTCGGCGATTTATTATGATGGAGAAAAAGAACGCTATTATCTGAAACGTTTCCTTGTAGAAAATGAAGGAAAAGAAGAAAGCTTTATTACAGACCATCCAAATTCGCAATTAGAAATTGTATCAACAGATTATCGTCCGGTAGCGCAACTTATTTTTGCAAAAGTAAAAGGCGTTCAAAAAGAAGATTTACATATTGACGTAGAAGATTTTATTGCTGTAAAAGGTTTTAAAGCTTTAGGAAATCAACTTACAACTGATAAATTGAAGCAAGTAAATTTACTGGATCCTTTACCTTATGAAGAACCCGTTGAAGAAGTTCCTGAAAAACCGGAATTAGATGAAGACGATTCGGTAGAAACAGAATTAGATGACGACGGCCAGATTGGGTTGGTTTTAGAATAA